A window of Cucurbita pepo subsp. pepo cultivar mu-cu-16 chromosome LG06, ASM280686v2, whole genome shotgun sequence contains these coding sequences:
- the LOC111796440 gene encoding NADH dehydrogenase [ubiquinone] iron-sulfur protein 7, mitochondrial-like encodes MAAVSRASTRIPHLLAARGAFSLHTTAPALSSSSTASPTPYARPPPPSTSSPTGLPKAAEYVISKVDDLLNWARRGSIWPMTFGLACCAVEMMHTGAARYDLDRFGVIFRPSPRQSDCMIVAGTLTNKMAPALRKVYDQMPEPRWVISMGSCANGGGYYHYSYAVVRGCDRIVPVDIYVPGCPPTAEALLYGILQLQKKINRRKDFLHWWTK; translated from the exons ATGGCCGCCGTGAGCCGAGCTTCCACTCGCATCCCTCATCTGCTTGCTGCACGGGGAGCTTTTTCTCTTCATACCACTGCCCCAGCTTTGTCTTCTTCGTCGACCGCCTCTCCGACACCGTATGCTAGGCCGCCGCCTCCTTCGACCTCGTCCCCGACGGGGCTTCCCAAAGCGGCTGAGTATGTGATCTCGAAGGTTGATGACCTCTTGAACTGGGCTCGCCGCGGCTCTATCTGGCCCATGACATTCGGCCTTGCTTGTTGCGCCGTTGAAATGATGCACACTGGTGCTGCCCGCTACGACCTTGATCGCTTCGGTGTCATCTTCCGTCCCAGCCCTAGGCAATCTGACTGCATGATTGTTGCTGGTACCCTCACCAACAAGATGGCCCCAGCTCTTCGAAA GGTTTATGATCAAATGCCAGAACCACGGTGGGTTATATCCATGGGAAGCTGTGCAAATGGTGGTGGATACTATCACTACTCGTACGCAGTGGTTCGGGGTTGCGACCGGATTGTCCCTGTCGATATCTATGTTCCTGGTTGCCCTCCTACTGCTGAGGCATTACTCTACGGAATTCTTCAGTTGCAGAAGAAGATCAACAGACGCAAAGATTTCCTCCATTGGTGGACCAAGTGA
- the LOC111797738 gene encoding uncharacterized protein LOC111797738: MQSKVLLLEEGKDPAHMSRINQPKPLPLRLLQLFMSFLVLCVAFSVLSLYTIRHFGIESAVTTVKSNFLPCLRESNVSLGQWIKAPGDLMHSMTDEELFWRASFSPRIKNYPYERVPKIAFMFLTKGPLPLAPLWDRFLSGQQRLFSIYVHSLPSFKPNISRASAFHGRQIPSQVAEWGRMSICDAEKRLLANALLDVNNEWFLLLSESCIPLYNFSVTYNYLKKSKYSFVGSFDDLGPYGRGRYRDDMAPEVNITEWRKGSQWFEVNRKLAINIVQDTKFYEKFEEFCRPPCYVDEHYFPTMLTIEASHVIANRSITWVDWSRGGAHPATFGRQDITEELLRDVIDGRNCSYNDKASSTCSLFARKFAPSSLQPLLRLASEVLGY, translated from the exons ATGCAATCGAAAGTTCTGCTACTGGAGGAAGGGAAAGACCCTGCACATATGAGCCGGATAAACCAACCTAAGCCGTTGCCGTTGAGGTTACTTCAGCTATTCATGTCGTTTTTGGTTCTTTGTGTTGCGTTTTCGGTTCTTAGTTTGTATACGATCCGTCATTTTGGGATTGAGAGTGCAGTGACGACGGTTAAGTCTAATTTTCTTCCCTGTTTGAGGGAATCGAATGTTAGTTTAGGTCAGTGGATTAAGGCTCCGGGGGATTTGATGCACTCGATGACCGACGAGGAGTTGTTTTGGAGAGCATCGTTTTCACCTCGGATTAAGAACTACCCTTATGAAAGAGTTCCGAAAATTGCTTTTATGTTCTTGACTAAAGGTCCATTGCCACTTGCCCCACTTTGGGACAGATTTCTGAGCGGACAGCAACGCCTCTTTTCAATTTACGTTCACTCGCTGCCATCGTTCAAACCCAATATTTCTCGTGCTTCTGCGTTTCATGGAAGACAAATTCCTAGCCAG GTAGCAGAATGGGGAAGAATGAGTATATGTGATGCGGAGAAACGACTCCTAGCCAATGCGTTGCTCGACGTGAACAACGAATGGTTCCTTCTCCTCTCGGAATCATGCATTCCTCTCTACAACTTCAGTGTGACATACAACTACTTGAAGAAATCCAAATATAGCTTTGTGGGTTCGTTTGACGACCTCGGTCCTTACGGGAGAGGACGATACAGGGATGACATGGCACCAGAGGTGAACATCACAGAATGGCGTAAAGGCTCACAGTGGTTCGAAGTGAACCGCAAGCTTGCAATCAACATAGTGCAAGACACCAAATTTTATGAGAAGTTTGAAGAGTTCTGTCGACCGCCATGCTACGTCGACGAGCATTATTTTCCGACAATGCTCACAATAGAAGCTAGTCACGTTATAGCCAACAGAAGCATCACATGGGTGGATTGGTCCAGAGGAGGCGCTCACCCCGCCACGTTTGGACGACAGGACATAACCGAAGAGTTGCTAAGAGATGTCATAGACGGTCGGAACTGCAGTTACAACGACAAAGCCTCCTCCACCTGCTCTCTGTTTGCAAGAAAATTTGCGCCGAGTTCGTTGCAGCCGTTGCTACGTTTAGCATCAGAAGTGTTGGGATATTGA
- the LOC111797229 gene encoding protein kinase 4-like: MERDPLRSNNSYGTANNKVDTSGRSGGGGAEASLLLRSSCDATKQTAPSYFVLQWGNRKRLRCMKVQGSRDKTDPAAPAHRTTARVDRRVVRADKDSPNRTSITHSPANHSNISNGYLNLRQRASSPQLPPPPHQRILRNSETAGAMRGNGNAGVRGIASPDRVAHDRRGSNNNHHHHHSNNNNNNNNSHHHNDNNNKSAATSDTAHDSKKGGSSSGGSGEAAVPQVWPPKFAIALTNKEKEEDFLAIKGSKLPQRPKKRAKVIQRTVNLVSPGSWLSDLTLERYEVREKKISKKRPRGLKAMGNMESDSE, translated from the exons ATGGAAAGGGATCCACTGAGAAGCAATAATAGCTACGGCACCGCCAATAACAAAGTGGACACATCGGGGAGaagcggcggaggaggagccGAAGCGTCGTTGCTATTGAGGTCCAGTTGCGATGCCACAAAACAGACTGCACCATCGTACTTCGTTTTGCAGTGGGGAAACCGGAAGCGGCTTAGATGCATGAAGGTCCAAGGCAGCAGAGATAAAACCGACCCCGCCGCTCCGGCTCACCGGACCACCGCCCGGGTCGACCGTCGAGTCGTAAGAGCCGACAAAGACTCCCCGAACCGGACCAGCATCACCCATTCTCCTGCCAATCACAGTAACATCAGCAATGGGTATTTGAATCTCCGGCAAAGAGCCTCATCGCCTCAGCTCCCCCCTCCTCCTCACCAGCGAATTCTCAG gaACTCAGAGACGGCGGGGGCGATGAGAGGAAACGGCAACGCCGGTGTTAGGGGAATTGCCTCACCGGACAGGGTGGCGCACGATAGACGAGGAAGCAACAACAACCACCACCATCATCActccaacaacaacaacaacaacaacaacagccATCACCACAATGACAATAACAACAAATCAGCTGCCACATCGGACACGGCGCACGATAGTAAAAAGGGCGGGTCTTCATCCGGTGGCAGTGGTGAGGCAGCCGTGCCCCAAGTGTGGCCGCCAAAATTCGCTATTGCTCTGACGAacaaagagaaagaggaggaTTTCTTGGCCATCAAGGGCTCCAAGTTGCCCCAGAGACCCAAGAAACGAGCCAAGGTTATCCAACGCACCGTCAAC CTGGTGAGTCCGGGGTCTTGGCTATCTGATCTGACTCTCGAGCGGTATGAAGTTCGGGAGAAGAAGATTTCTAAGAAG AGGCCGAGAGGATTGAAGGCAATGGGTAACATGGAGTCGGATTCAGAGTGA